One segment of Gammaproteobacteria bacterium DNA contains the following:
- the hslV gene encoding ATP-dependent protease subunit HslV, with translation MQQFDGTTICSVRRGDSVAMAGDGQVSLGNTIMKGNARKVRRLYDGKVLAGFAGGTADAFTLFERFEEKLAQHSGNLTRAAVEIAKDWRGDKVLRRLEALLCVADKDTSLIISGNGDVIEPENGLMAIGSGGPFAQSAAFALLDNTELSPAEVCEKALNIAADICVYTNHNITLETL, from the coding sequence ATGCAGCAATTCGACGGCACCACCATCTGCTCCGTTCGCCGTGGCGATTCGGTCGCCATGGCCGGTGATGGCCAGGTCTCGCTGGGCAACACCATCATGAAGGGCAATGCCCGCAAGGTGCGTCGCCTGTATGACGGCAAGGTACTGGCCGGCTTTGCCGGCGGCACGGCCGATGCCTTTACCCTGTTCGAGCGCTTCGAAGAGAAGCTCGCCCAGCACAGCGGCAACCTGACGCGCGCGGCCGTGGAAATCGCCAAGGACTGGCGGGGCGACAAGGTCCTGCGCCGCCTCGAGGCCTTGCTCTGCGTCGCCGACAAGGACACCTCGCTGATCATCTCCGGCAATGGCGATGTCATCGAGCCGGAGAACGGCCTGATGGCCATCGGCTCCGGCGGGCCATTTGCGCAGTCCGCAGCGTTTGCGCTGCTGGACAACACCGAGCTTTCGCCGGCCGAAGTCTGCGAGAAGGCGCTGAACATCGCCGCTGACATCTGCGTCTACACCAATCACAACATCACGCTGGAAACGCTTTGA
- a CDS encoding methylamine utilization protein: MRRHVPTARLMLACLLACGGAAFPGHAGELKITLVDQDGAPIEHAAVLLDMDGLDAPPSPVPAVMDQRDRQFLPYVLAIRPGAEVSFPNSDNIRHHVYSFSEARPLELKLYSGTPTEPLDFPREGIVTLGCNIHDWMLGFIVVSSADRQAISDAAGQVMFRDLPDGEARVRTWHPRFGSTELAGMAISVQGDVEQVLTLELGPELRREPPALEEQRETRRRRGR; encoded by the coding sequence ATGCGACGCCATGTCCCGACAGCCAGACTGATGCTTGCCTGCCTGCTGGCCTGCGGCGGCGCCGCGTTCCCCGGCCATGCCGGCGAACTGAAAATCACGCTGGTCGACCAGGACGGTGCGCCGATCGAGCACGCCGCGGTGCTGCTGGACATGGACGGCCTGGATGCACCGCCATCCCCGGTACCGGCCGTCATGGATCAGCGGGATCGCCAGTTCCTGCCCTACGTGCTGGCGATACGTCCGGGTGCCGAGGTCAGTTTTCCGAACTCCGACAACATCCGTCACCACGTCTACTCCTTTTCCGAGGCGCGGCCGCTCGAGCTGAAGCTCTACAGCGGCACGCCCACCGAGCCGCTGGATTTTCCCCGCGAGGGAATTGTCACGCTCGGTTGCAACATCCATGACTGGATGCTCGGCTTCATCGTGGTCAGCAGCGCCGACCGTCAGGCGATATCGGATGCAGCCGGCCAGGTGATGTTCCGCGACCTGCCGGATGGAGAGGCCCGCGTGCGCACCTGGCATCCGCGATTCGGTTCCACCGAACTGGCAGGGATGGCGATAAGCGTGCAAGGCGATGTCGAGCAGGTCCTGACCCTGGAACTCGGCCCCGAGTTGCGGCGCGAGCCGCCCGCGCTCGAGGAGCAGCGTGAAACCCGACGGAGGCGTGGTCGCTGA
- a CDS encoding EAL domain-containing protein, whose translation MFKSFQAKLTAGLIGLVAASLVVSFVAVSLATRANVAATTANELRTAAGVFEQLLAVRGNQLRNSVAVLADDFGFREAVASADAATIRSALLNTSSRIEADTGLVLTTSGDIRASIDTGLAEGIAFPHADLLDRAAEEGSAAAIVTLDGDSYQLVVAPVRAPLRIGWIALGFRLDDELLGSLATLTGAEISIASEQEIIGSSLDRMTRAALAERLVGGLDADTGVRNLQLDTAEFLTLQVMLDQVAGPELHAILQLSLTAALASYRELEIQLLAIAGFALFLALLVALFIASGVTQPVRELVARAQKIARGDYSVSLSLNRNDEIGQLNEAFNAMQEGIAEREERIVFQAHHDDLTRLPNRVLAQDRLRQAITRAERTGRPAALVMLDLDRFKEINDALGHQLGDEVLQAVSDRLLDAVRGVDTVARLGGDEFMVVLEDVEPEAAMAKAEDVVEALRRPMLIGESNLHVIASAGVVLIPDHGRDPEQLMRRADIAMYDAKQSHNATLLYRSGRDESHLMRLRLIGDLRVAATRGQFRMFYQPKLDLRRNEITQAEALIRWDHPEHGFMPPDQFITLAEQSGNIGVVTNWVLRAALQQLRHWLDDGLDLSVSINISAMDLEDASLPERVTELLQEFDVSAERLVLEVTESAVMRDAESAIRMLDKLNAAGIQLSIDDFGTGYSSLAQLKRLPVHELKIDKSFVMQLDADSEDAIIVRSTIELAHNMGLSVIAEGVENEAARQLLSDYGCDHAQGYLIAKPLPAQKFAEWLHDSTYQVAMRKEAE comes from the coding sequence ATGTTCAAGTCCTTCCAGGCCAAGTTGACGGCCGGTCTGATCGGCCTGGTGGCGGCGTCGCTGGTGGTCAGCTTCGTCGCCGTGTCTCTGGCAACGCGAGCCAACGTGGCGGCGACCACGGCCAACGAGTTGCGCACGGCGGCCGGCGTTTTCGAGCAGTTGCTGGCCGTGCGTGGCAACCAGTTGCGCAACAGTGTCGCGGTGCTGGCGGATGACTTCGGTTTCCGCGAAGCCGTGGCGTCGGCTGATGCCGCGACCATCCGTTCGGCCTTGCTCAACACGTCCAGCCGCATCGAGGCCGACACCGGCCTGGTCCTGACGACTTCAGGCGACATCCGGGCCAGCATCGATACCGGCCTTGCCGAGGGCATCGCCTTTCCGCATGCCGACCTGCTGGACCGCGCGGCAGAAGAAGGCAGTGCAGCGGCAATCGTCACGCTCGACGGCGACAGCTACCAGCTGGTCGTCGCCCCGGTTCGTGCACCGCTGCGAATTGGCTGGATTGCACTTGGCTTCCGGCTGGACGACGAATTGTTGGGCTCCCTGGCCACCCTGACGGGCGCCGAGATCAGCATTGCCAGCGAGCAGGAAATCATTGGCAGCTCGCTGGACCGCATGACGCGCGCGGCCCTTGCCGAGCGGCTTGTTGGCGGCCTGGACGCAGACACGGGCGTTCGCAACCTGCAGCTCGACACTGCTGAATTTCTCACGCTGCAGGTCATGCTGGACCAGGTCGCCGGGCCGGAACTGCACGCCATCCTGCAGCTGTCCCTGACGGCAGCACTCGCGTCCTATCGCGAGCTGGAAATCCAGTTGCTCGCGATCGCGGGCTTCGCCCTGTTCCTGGCGCTGCTGGTGGCCCTGTTCATCGCCTCCGGCGTGACCCAGCCCGTGCGCGAGCTGGTCGCCCGCGCCCAGAAGATTGCCCGCGGCGATTACTCCGTATCGCTGTCCCTGAACCGCAATGACGAGATCGGCCAGCTGAACGAGGCGTTCAATGCCATGCAGGAAGGCATTGCCGAACGCGAGGAGCGCATTGTTTTCCAGGCCCATCACGATGACCTGACGCGCCTGCCGAATCGTGTCCTGGCACAGGATCGCCTGCGCCAGGCCATCACTCGCGCCGAACGCACGGGCCGTCCTGCGGCGCTGGTCATGCTCGATCTCGACCGCTTCAAGGAAATCAATGACGCGCTCGGCCACCAGCTGGGTGACGAAGTGCTGCAGGCCGTGTCCGACCGACTGCTGGATGCCGTGCGCGGTGTCGACACGGTTGCACGCCTGGGTGGCGACGAGTTCATGGTGGTGCTGGAAGATGTCGAACCGGAAGCCGCCATGGCGAAGGCCGAGGACGTGGTGGAAGCACTGCGCCGGCCGATGCTGATCGGCGAATCGAACCTGCACGTCATCGCGAGCGCCGGTGTCGTCCTGATTCCCGACCACGGTCGCGACCCGGAGCAGCTCATGCGGCGCGCCGATATCGCCATGTACGACGCCAAGCAGTCGCACAATGCGACGCTCCTGTATCGCAGTGGCCGTGATGAAAGTCACCTGATGCGCCTGCGCTTGATCGGTGACCTGCGGGTGGCGGCCACGCGTGGCCAGTTCCGGATGTTCTACCAGCCCAAGCTCGACCTGCGGCGCAACGAAATCACGCAGGCAGAGGCCCTGATTCGCTGGGACCATCCCGAGCACGGCTTCATGCCGCCCGATCAGTTCATCACCCTGGCAGAGCAGTCTGGCAACATCGGCGTGGTAACCAACTGGGTACTGCGCGCGGCCCTGCAGCAATTGCGCCACTGGCTGGACGACGGGCTCGACCTGTCGGTGTCGATCAACATCTCCGCAATGGATCTCGAAGACGCATCGCTGCCCGAAAGGGTCACCGAGCTGTTGCAGGAATTCGACGTGTCGGCCGAGCGCCTGGTACTGGAAGTGACGGAAAGTGCGGTCATGCGCGATGCAGAGTCCGCCATCAGGATGCTGGACAAGCTGAATGCTGCCGGCATCCAGCTGTCGATCGACGATTTCGGCACCGGCTACTCTTCGCTGGCACAGCTCAAGCGCCTGCCGGTACACGAGCTGAAGATCGACAAGTCCTTCGTGATGCAGCTCGACGCGGATTCGGAAGATGCGATCATCGTCCGCTCGACCATCGAGCTCGCACACAACATGGGATTGAGCGTGATCGCCGAAGGCGTCGAAAACGAAGCGGCCCGCCAGCTGCTGAGCGACTATGGTTGTGACCATGCCCAGGGCTACTTGATCGCCAAGCCCTTGCCGGCGCAGAAGTTTGCCGAATGGCTGCACGACTCGACCTACCAGGTCGCCATGCGAAAGGAAGCCGAATGA
- a CDS encoding DUF3034 family protein: MMKCRSLLLCLALLPGAATADDGRLLATGGITSLEGSAGGGIVPWAVISGYGSDEGNGGTAAFSYVNVGDYQVDVIGVSAGFRNRFEISYAEQRLDLGALGLALAAPDATLKNEVLGMKARLHGDLVYSPEGQFALGVQRKSLDDATIPQLLAPVDKSGTDVYLAWSKLWLGAAGGRNLLVNATLRSTSGNELGLLGHGGNSSDREILPEVSVAMFLDRKTAIGFEYRDKPDNIDAIEETAWKDVFIAWFPSKSLALTAAWVDLGTIGGLREQTGFYFSAQASF, encoded by the coding sequence ATGATGAAATGCCGAAGCCTGCTGTTGTGCCTCGCCCTGCTGCCCGGCGCAGCGACTGCCGATGATGGTCGCCTGCTGGCCACCGGCGGCATCACCTCGCTGGAAGGCAGCGCGGGTGGCGGCATCGTGCCGTGGGCGGTGATTTCCGGTTACGGCAGCGACGAGGGCAATGGCGGTACGGCGGCATTCTCATACGTCAATGTCGGCGACTACCAGGTGGACGTGATCGGCGTGAGCGCGGGATTTCGCAATCGCTTCGAGATTTCCTATGCCGAGCAGCGACTGGATCTCGGTGCGCTCGGGCTGGCATTGGCGGCACCCGATGCAACGCTGAAGAACGAAGTGCTTGGCATGAAGGCGCGGCTTCATGGCGACCTGGTCTATTCACCCGAAGGTCAGTTCGCGCTGGGCGTGCAACGCAAGTCGCTGGATGACGCGACGATTCCACAACTGCTGGCACCGGTCGACAAGAGCGGCACGGATGTCTACCTGGCCTGGAGCAAGCTATGGCTGGGAGCGGCAGGTGGTCGAAACCTGCTGGTCAATGCCACCCTGCGCTCGACCTCGGGCAACGAGCTTGGCCTGCTGGGCCATGGCGGCAACAGCAGTGATCGCGAGATCCTGCCCGAGGTCAGTGTCGCGATGTTCCTGGACCGCAAGACGGCCATCGGCTTCGAGTACCGTGACAAGCCGGACAATATCGACGCGATCGAAGAAACCGCCTGGAAGGACGTGTTCATTGCCTGGTTCCCGAGCAAGTCGCTGGCACTGACCGCCGCCTGGGTCGACCTCGGCACCATCGGCGGCCTGCGCGAACAGACCGGCTTCTATTTTTCCGCCCAGGCGAGCTTCTGA
- a CDS encoding group 1 truncated hemoglobin, which translates to MQRLLILLIAPILLAACATPAPTTAELAAKDDSLYQALGQQQGIDLLAGELVFRFISDTRIAHYFADTDLDRLEQKIAEQVCMLAGGPCTYTGDDMRTVHEGMNLTETDFNAMVEDAQLAMTAISIPEAAQNRLLAKLAKFRGVVLGREE; encoded by the coding sequence ATGCAACGTCTCCTGATCCTGCTGATAGCGCCGATACTGCTGGCTGCCTGTGCAACTCCGGCGCCCACCACGGCCGAGCTGGCTGCAAAAGACGACAGCCTTTACCAGGCGCTTGGACAGCAGCAGGGCATCGACCTGCTGGCGGGCGAACTGGTGTTCCGTTTCATTTCGGATACGCGCATCGCGCACTACTTTGCCGATACGGATCTCGACCGCCTGGAGCAGAAGATCGCCGAGCAGGTGTGCATGCTGGCGGGTGGCCCGTGCACCTACACCGGCGACGACATGCGCACGGTTCACGAGGGCATGAACCTGACGGAAACCGACTTCAATGCGATGGTGGAAGATGCGCAGCTCGCGATGACGGCCATCAGCATTCCGGAAGCCGCGCAGAATCGCCTGCTTGCCAAGCTGGCGAAATTCCGGGGCGTGGTGCTTGGCAGGGAAGAGTAG
- the xerC gene encoding tyrosine recombinase XerC, protein MSTASRSPEPLAMRAAADSSTDPWIDKYLGHLSSERRLSPHTASNYRRDLVALLDFCETNGIGRWQDVTHPDMRRFAANAHRNGLGSASIARRLSAVRGFFRFLAREGEVSANPAEDVTPPKGARRLPTTLDADQVARLLDLPGDAAIDARDRAMLELFYSSGLRLAELCSLDLLDVASINDAQLEVTGKGSKTRIVPVGRYARQAIKDWLKRRGEMAAENEAALFVGTRGKRISPRSVQARLEFRSREQCLGVHVHPHMLRHSFASHLLESSGDLRAVQELLGHADISTTQVYTHLDFQHLASVYDAAHPRARRRSGED, encoded by the coding sequence ATGTCGACAGCGTCCAGGAGCCCTGAGCCGCTCGCCATGCGCGCCGCTGCCGACTCTTCCACGGACCCCTGGATCGACAAGTACCTCGGCCACCTTTCCAGCGAACGCCGCCTGTCACCGCACACGGCAAGCAACTACCGCCGTGACCTGGTGGCCCTGCTCGATTTCTGCGAAACAAATGGCATTGGCCGGTGGCAGGATGTCACCCACCCCGACATGCGCCGCTTTGCGGCAAACGCCCATCGCAACGGCCTCGGCTCCGCCAGCATTGCGCGGCGCCTGTCCGCGGTTCGCGGCTTTTTCCGTTTCCTCGCCCGCGAGGGCGAGGTCAGTGCCAATCCCGCCGAGGATGTTACCCCGCCCAAGGGCGCCAGGAGGCTGCCGACCACGCTGGATGCGGACCAGGTCGCGCGCCTGCTTGACCTGCCTGGCGACGCGGCAATCGATGCACGCGACCGGGCCATGCTGGAACTTTTCTATTCGTCGGGCCTGCGCCTGGCAGAGCTGTGCAGCCTCGACTTGCTGGATGTGGCCTCGATCAATGACGCGCAACTGGAAGTGACCGGCAAGGGCTCGAAGACCCGCATCGTCCCGGTAGGCCGCTATGCCCGGCAGGCTATAAAGGACTGGTTGAAACGCCGCGGCGAAATGGCGGCAGAGAACGAGGCGGCCTTGTTCGTGGGCACGCGTGGCAAACGCATCAGTCCGCGCTCGGTGCAGGCCCGGCTGGAATTCCGTTCGCGCGAGCAATGCCTCGGGGTGCACGTGCATCCCCACATGCTGCGGCATTCCTTTGCCTCGCACCTGCTGGAATCTTCAGGCGACCTGCGCGCCGTGCAGGAATTGCTGGGTCATGCCGACATCTCAACCACCCAGGTCTACACGCATCTCGATTTCCAGCATCTTGCCAGTGTCTATGATGCCGCTCATCCGCGCGCGCGCCGCAGGTCCGGCGAGGACTGA
- a CDS encoding DUF484 family protein: MSSATRTETTDLTAEEIVAFLDTHPEFLEQHPELVAKLVIPHQAGSAVSLIEKQVEILRNQNRTLERKLIDLIEVARANDAAVERIHQLMLSLMDANDLPDLLHNMQDRLRHRFGADAVTLLMFRGDPDKVEFGPVRRVDFDSMQQEFQQVFTTGKPVVGRLRPQQLEILFGDAAGSIGSSALLPLGTRGSLGLLGIGAESEDQFGPTLGTTFLERIAELLTAALRRHVDSVQEP, from the coding sequence ATGAGCAGCGCCACCCGGACCGAGACCACGGACCTGACTGCCGAGGAAATCGTCGCGTTTCTCGACACCCATCCTGAATTTCTCGAGCAGCATCCCGAGCTGGTGGCCAAGCTGGTCATTCCACACCAGGCCGGCAGCGCCGTGTCGCTGATCGAAAAGCAGGTCGAGATACTGCGCAACCAGAATCGCACCCTGGAGCGCAAGCTGATCGACCTGATCGAAGTGGCTCGCGCCAATGATGCGGCTGTCGAGCGCATTCACCAGCTGATGCTGAGCCTGATGGACGCCAACGACCTGCCCGACCTGCTGCACAACATGCAGGATCGCTTGCGCCACCGCTTCGGTGCCGATGCCGTGACGTTGCTGATGTTCCGGGGCGACCCGGACAAGGTCGAGTTCGGCCCCGTGCGACGCGTCGATTTCGATTCCATGCAGCAGGAATTCCAGCAGGTCTTCACCACGGGCAAACCGGTGGTCGGACGCCTGCGTCCGCAGCAGCTGGAGATCCTGTTCGGCGATGCCGCGGGCAGCATCGGCTCCAGCGCGCTGCTGCCACTGGGGACCCGCGGCAGCCTGGGCCTGCTCGGAATCGGCGCCGAAAGCGAGGACCAGTTCGGCCCGACCCTGGGAACCACCTTCCTCGAGCGCATTGCCGAGCTGCTGACCGCCGCGCTGCGCCGCCATGTCGACAGCGTCCAGGAGCCCTGA
- the dapF gene encoding diaminopimelate epimerase has translation MTLHFTKMHGAGNDFVVIDGNAEQFEPETARIQALADRHTGVGFDQLLLVEPADSARADFRYRIFNANGSEVEQCGNGVRCVARFLHDKGLVDRSSLVLESLAGDMEVELLEDSMVRVNMGVPKLDPVDVPLAASDRSLTYHLSLEGQEIEFGAVSMGNPHAVLEVSDVAATPVEDIGEMLESHSIFPQRANIGFMERRASNHILLRVFERGVGETAACGSGACAAVVWGILAHELDQQVHVDLPGGHLVISWAGEGTPVYMTGPAVTVYHGSIDQ, from the coding sequence ATGACACTTCATTTCACCAAGATGCACGGTGCCGGCAACGATTTCGTGGTGATCGATGGCAATGCCGAGCAATTCGAGCCGGAAACGGCTCGCATCCAGGCGCTGGCAGATCGCCACACCGGGGTCGGCTTCGACCAGTTGCTGCTGGTGGAACCTGCCGATTCCGCGCGCGCCGATTTCCGCTACCGCATCTTCAATGCCAACGGCTCCGAAGTGGAGCAGTGCGGCAATGGTGTGCGCTGCGTGGCGCGCTTCCTGCATGACAAGGGCCTGGTCGATCGCAGCTCGCTGGTGCTGGAGTCGCTGGCTGGCGACATGGAAGTCGAGCTGCTGGAGGACAGCATGGTGCGCGTCAACATGGGTGTGCCGAAGCTGGACCCGGTCGATGTTCCGCTGGCTGCCAGCGACCGCAGCCTTACCTATCACCTGTCGCTGGAAGGGCAGGAGATCGAATTCGGCGCTGTCTCCATGGGCAACCCTCATGCCGTGCTGGAAGTGAGCGATGTCGCTGCCACGCCGGTGGAGGACATCGGCGAGATGCTGGAAAGCCATTCGATCTTCCCGCAGCGAGCGAACATCGGCTTCATGGAACGCCGTGCCAGCAACCACATCCTGTTGCGGGTGTTCGAGCGCGGGGTCGGCGAAACCGCTGCCTGCGGCAGCGGCGCCTGCGCGGCGGTTGTCTGGGGAATCCTCGCGCACGAACTCGACCAGCAAGTGCATGTCGACCTGCCCGGCGGCCACCTCGTGATAAGCTGGGCCGGTGAAGGCACACCGGTCTACATGACCGGCCCTGCCGTCACCGTCTACCACGGCAGCATCGACCAATGA
- a CDS encoding CoA-binding protein, translated as MAFANPDSETIRTILSDATNIAVVGLSSKPERDSHGVAKALQQFGYHIIPVRPGVDKILGEVAFPDLQSLPEVPDIVDVFRNPTAIPGIVDDCIEIGAKVLWLQEGVVDEESALRAQEHGITVVMDKCMFKEWVALKGGATP; from the coding sequence GTGGCCTTTGCCAATCCAGACTCGGAAACCATCAGGACGATTCTCTCCGACGCAACCAACATTGCCGTGGTCGGATTGAGCTCCAAGCCGGAGCGAGACAGCCATGGCGTGGCCAAGGCCTTGCAACAGTTCGGCTACCACATCATTCCGGTCCGTCCGGGTGTCGACAAGATTCTCGGCGAAGTCGCGTTTCCGGACCTTCAGTCGCTGCCGGAAGTGCCGGACATTGTCGATGTCTTCCGCAATCCCACTGCCATTCCCGGCATTGTCGATGACTGCATCGAAATCGGCGCCAAGGTGCTGTGGCTGCAGGAAGGTGTGGTCGACGAGGAGTCGGCGCTGCGCGCCCAGGAGCACGGCATCACGGTGGTGATGGACAAGTGCATGTTCAAGGAATGGGTCGCGTTGAAAGGTGGCGCCACTCCGTGA
- the ubiD gene encoding 4-hydroxy-3-polyprenylbenzoate decarboxylase, with protein MKYRDLREFIELLESRGELRRINTPVATELEMTEICDRLLKAGGPAVLFEKPTVAGEVSDIPVLGNLFGTPERVALGMGADSVAALRDIGELLAFLKEPEPPKGFRDAIELLPRYKKVMDMAPKRVKKPACQAVVLEGDDVDLGRLPVQTCWPGDAGPLITWGLVVTKGPHKERQNLGIYRQQVIGKNRLIMRWLSHRGGALDFREWQQAHPGKPFPISVALGADPATILGAVTPVPDALSEYAFAGLLRGSKTELAKCIGNDLEIPASAEIVLEGVIHPDDMAPEGPFGDHTGYYNEVDDFPVFTVERMTFREKPIYHSTYTGKPPDEPAILGVALNEVFVPILRKQFPEITDFYLPPEGCSYRLACVSMKKQYPGHAKRVMLGIWSFLRQFMYTKFVIVTDDDVNIRDWKEVIWALTTRMDPARDTTTIENTPIDYLDFASPVSGLGSKMGFDATNKWPGETDREWGKPIEMDETIKQRVDELWNELGLED; from the coding sequence ATGAAATACCGTGATTTGCGCGAATTCATCGAGCTGCTGGAGTCGCGCGGCGAGTTGCGTCGCATCAATACTCCGGTAGCGACCGAGCTGGAGATGACGGAAATCTGCGACCGGTTGTTGAAGGCGGGCGGTCCTGCCGTGCTGTTTGAAAAGCCGACCGTCGCTGGCGAGGTCAGCGACATTCCCGTGCTGGGAAACCTGTTCGGCACGCCGGAACGCGTGGCGCTCGGCATGGGCGCGGACAGTGTCGCCGCCCTGCGGGACATCGGCGAATTGCTGGCCTTCCTCAAGGAGCCCGAGCCGCCCAAGGGCTTCCGCGACGCGATCGAATTGCTGCCGCGTTACAAGAAAGTCATGGATATGGCGCCGAAGCGGGTGAAGAAACCGGCCTGCCAGGCCGTGGTGCTCGAAGGTGATGATGTCGACCTCGGCAGGCTGCCCGTGCAGACCTGCTGGCCGGGAGATGCCGGACCCTTGATAACCTGGGGCCTGGTCGTGACGAAGGGTCCGCACAAGGAGCGCCAGAACCTGGGTATCTATCGCCAGCAGGTCATCGGCAAGAACCGCCTGATCATGCGCTGGCTGTCGCACCGCGGGGGTGCGCTGGATTTCCGTGAATGGCAACAGGCCCATCCCGGCAAGCCTTTCCCGATCTCCGTGGCGCTCGGTGCCGATCCGGCCACGATTCTCGGCGCGGTCACGCCGGTGCCGGACGCCCTCAGCGAATATGCTTTCGCCGGCCTGCTGCGCGGCTCGAAAACCGAACTGGCCAAGTGCATCGGCAACGACCTGGAGATTCCCGCCTCGGCCGAGATCGTGCTGGAAGGCGTGATTCATCCGGATGACATGGCGCCCGAAGGGCCCTTTGGCGACCACACCGGTTACTACAACGAAGTTGACGATTTCCCGGTATTCACGGTCGAGAGAATGACGTTCCGGGAAAAGCCGATCTACCACTCTACATATACGGGCAAGCCGCCGGACGAGCCCGCCATCCTCGGCGTCGCGCTGAACGAAGTGTTCGTGCCGATCCTGCGCAAGCAGTTTCCGGAGATCACCGATTTCTACCTGCCGCCGGAAGGCTGCTCCTATCGTCTCGCTTGCGTGTCGATGAAAAAGCAGTACCCGGGCCATGCCAAGCGCGTGATGCTCGGCATCTGGTCCTTCCTAAGGCAGTTCATGTACACCAAATTCGTGATCGTCACGGATGATGACGTGAACATCCGCGACTGGAAGGAAGTGATCTGGGCGCTGACCACTCGCATGGACCCGGCGCGCGACACCACCACCATCGAGAATACCCCGATCGATTACCTCGACTTCGCCTCGCCGGTATCAGGCCTTGGCTCCAAAATGGGCTTCGATGCGACCAACAAGTGGCCGGGCGAAACGGATCGCGAGTGGGGCAAACCCATCGAGATGGACGAGACGATCAAGCAACGTGTCGACGAGCTCTGGAACGAGCTTGGGCTGGAAGACTGA
- a CDS encoding ParA family protein, producing MRRYLVMNAKGGCGKSTLATNIAAYFASQWENVNVTLADFDPQQSSMDWLDARPEDRPQITGINAYKDGLRSLAPNTDYLVMDAPASTHGKDLTALVKHAETIILPVLPSTIDMKAIGRFIEEVRDVGRVERKEVKLGVIANRVRENYTIFEELDDFLTRMRVPYLGHLRDAQNYVRAYTRGLGVWELPPYLATPDWEQWEPIVKWLESKKSQP from the coding sequence ATGCGTCGCTACCTGGTCATGAACGCCAAAGGCGGTTGCGGAAAATCCACCCTGGCCACCAATATCGCGGCGTACTTCGCCTCGCAGTGGGAGAACGTCAATGTCACCCTGGCGGATTTCGATCCGCAGCAGTCTTCCATGGACTGGCTGGATGCGCGCCCCGAGGATCGGCCGCAGATTACCGGTATCAACGCCTATAAAGACGGCCTCCGGTCGCTGGCACCGAACACCGACTACCTGGTCATGGATGCGCCGGCTTCGACGCATGGCAAGGACCTGACCGCGCTGGTCAAGCATGCCGAGACCATCATCCTGCCGGTGCTGCCGTCCACCATCGACATGAAGGCCATCGGGCGTTTCATCGAGGAAGTGCGCGATGTCGGTCGCGTCGAACGCAAGGAAGTGAAACTCGGCGTCATTGCCAACCGGGTGCGCGAGAATTACACCATTTTCGAAGAACTGGATGACTTCCTGACCCGCATGCGGGTGCCTTACCTTGGCCACCTGCGCGATGCCCAGAACTACGTTCGAGCCTATACCCGGGGCCTGGGCGTCTGGGAGCTGCCGCCCTACCTGGCGACCCCGGATTGGGAGCAGTGGGAGCCGATCGTGAAGTGGTTGGAGTCGAAAAAGTCGCAACCTTGA